From one Lycium ferocissimum isolate CSIRO_LF1 chromosome 7, AGI_CSIRO_Lferr_CH_V1, whole genome shotgun sequence genomic stretch:
- the LOC132064310 gene encoding pectinesterase: MAGNNRKRNFTIIGVCSLILVAMVVAVVVTVNWKDKKATEEDVMSSKKAIETVCQTTHYQHTCVESLESSADGSSDAKDLIQKSFQVTIKKIKEAIENSTVMQKIEKDPRAKMALENCEKLAYQAVNDLNRTHIKFESFEFNDLSHWIADLKIWLSGAITYQETCLDGFEKTTGETEEKMKKALNSSMELTSNALSMITEISNVFTSLNAGSNRRRLLFDDTPVLGHGIELLPDWIDMGRRRLLAVNISKEIKPDMVVAKDGSGKYKTINEALKNIPKNRNQTFVLYIKQGVYTEKVEIDSTMTNLMVIGDGPTKTRITGNLNFKDGIPTYQTATVAIMGDYFTAKDIGFENSAGPEKHQAIALRVAADKSIFFNCHVDGYQDTLCVHTYRQFYRDCTIRGTIDFVFGDAAAVFQNCTLAVRKPLKEQHCIVTAQGRTDARQPTGLVLQNCSIVADDSYNEVKGEIKTYLGRPWKQYSRTIIMESTIDDLIQPEGWLEWNSTFAFETLFYTEFNNKGPGSSKKERVNWQGVKELPINRVQRFTASQFLDGDAWIPATGTPYTAGFFLPPPKYDASVEFSPVDDEELKDIGSGKGKSSYESRADSAAAPAESPTESSADAPSTESPPESSAESPESSPPSETPVESPTESPAADTDEYSTAAQAPSSAESPNGQIWLNASGSDGSS, from the exons ATGGCGGGAAATAATCGTAAGAGGAATTTCACGATTATTGGTGTATGTTCATTAATCTTGGTGGCTATGGTAGTCGCAGTAGTAGTAACCGTGAATTGGAAGGACAAGAAGGCTACTGAAGAAGATGTCATGTCTTCGAAAAAAGCTATTGAAACCGTATGCCAGACAACACATTATCAACATACATGTGTTGAGAGCCTCGAGTCCTCGGCTGATGGCTCCTCAGATGCCAAAGACCTTATCCAAAAGTCATTTCAGGTgacaattaagaaaattaaggaAGCAATTGAGAATTCAACAGTCATGCAAAAGATTGAGAAGGATCCAAGAGCAAAAATGGCCCTGGAAAACTGTGAGAAGCTAGCGTACCAAGCCGTTAATGATCTCAATAGAACACACATCAAATTCGAAAGTTTTGAATTCAATGATCTAAGTCATTGGATTgctgatttgaagatttggttaAGTGGTGCCATTACATATCAAGAAACTTGTTTGGATGGCTTTGAGAAAACCACTGGAGAGACAgaggagaaaatgaaaaaggcaTTGAATTCTTCCATGGAGCTAACTAGCAATGCCCTTTCAATGATCACCGAGATTTCAAATGTTTTCACAAGCTTAAACGCTGGCTCCAATCGTCGTCGTCTCCTTTTTGATGATACCCCCGTTTTGGGTCATGGAATTGAGTTGTTGCCTGATTGGATCGACATGGGAAGGCGCAGACTTCTTGCTGTTAACATTTCTAAGGAAATCAAACCCGATATGGTTGTTGCTAAGGATGGATCAGGCAAATACAAGACTATTAATGAGGCTCTCAAAAACATCCCAAAGAATAGAAACCAGACTTTTGTTCTGTACATCAAACAGGGTGTTTACACTGAGAAAGTGGAGATTGATAGCACCATGACGAACTTGATGGTCATTGGAGATGGTCCAACAAAGACAAGAATCACCGGAAACCTAAACTTCAAAGATGGCATTCCCACCTATCAAACTGCAACTGTTG CTATAATGGGAGATTATTTCACTGCTAAGGACATTGGTTTCGAGAACTCTGCTGGTCCAGAAAAACACCAGGCCATAGCTTTGAGAGTGGCAGCAGATAAATCAATCTTTTTCAATTGCCATGTGGATGGCTACCAAGACACGCTCTGTGTCCACACCTATCGACAATTTTATCGGGATTGTACTATCAGAGGTACCATCGACTTTGTTTTTGGTGATGCTGCTGCTGTGTTCCAGAACTGCACTTTAGCAGTACGAAAGCCTTTAAAAGAGCAACACTGCATTGTCACGGCACAAGGAAGGACAGACGCGCGCCAGCCAACTGGACTTGTCCTTCAAAACTGCAGCATTGTGGCTGATGATTCTTATAATGAGGTCAAAGGGGAAATCAAGACATATCTTGGTCGTCCATGGAAACAGTATTCGAGAACTATTATAATGGAATCTACCATTGATGATTTGATTCAGCCAGAAGGATGGTTGGAATGGAATAGCACATTCGCTTTCGAGACACTATTCTATACTGAATTCAACAATAAAGGGCCTGGATCATCCAAAAAAGAGCGTGTAAATTGGCAAGGTGTTAAGGAACTTCCTATTAATCGCGTTCAACGATTTACAGCATCACAATTCCTCGATGGCGATGCGTGGATACCAGCTACTGGTACCCCTTATACCGCTGGATTTTTCTTACCGCCACCAAAATATGATGCTTCTGTTGAATTCTCCCCTGTGGATGACGAAGAACTCAAAGACATTGGAAGCGGTAAAGGCAAATCTTCTTATGAATCTAGAG CGGATTCAGCTGCAGCTCCTGCAGAATCTCCAACAGAATCTTCTGCAGATGCTCCGTCTACAGAATCTCCGCCAGAATCTTCCGCAGAATCTCC AGAATCTTCTCCGCCGTCAGAAACTCCAGTGGAATCTCCGACAGAATCTCCAGCAGCAGATACAGATGAATATTCGACGGCAGCACAAGCACCAAGCTCAGCGGAATCTCCGAACGGACAAATTTGGCTTAATGCTAGTGGGAGTGACGGTAGCTCCTAA
- the LOC132062119 gene encoding probable pectinesterase/pectinesterase inhibitor 20, translating to MLNKPNRSFAMAFTHYILVIFLIQLFFSASHASLSSDEICNFTPYPNLCKTLLPQNNSIDIYDSGRLSIQLSLSTASQILDLINGFLKPIGLLLPKITMFAFQHCQFLLGQNVDLLSDAAAFTKKPNNSLENTEADDVETWLSATITNKQSCLDGLLVTPSNLQVANLITPLISKGSMMCSVSLALFKKGWNPGSGLGNVVSWSMFKIRQKVVVNPDGTGNYTTISCQPDGVISMDLAKSDLLNEEMRRKSQVPLIEMSW from the exons ATGCTCAATAAGCCTAATCGTTCATTTGCCATGGCATTCACACactatatccttgtaatcttcttaattcaactctttttctcTGCCTCTCATGCATCTCTCTCCTCCGATGAAATTTGCAACTTCACCCCTTATCCTAACTTGTGCAAAACTTTACTCCCTCAAAACAATTCTATTGATATTTATGACTCAGGAAGGCTCTCCATTCAGCTTTCCCTTTCAACAGCCAGTCAGATTCTTGACTTAATTAATGGTTTCCTCAAACCAATTGGTCTATTACTGCCTAAAATCACCATGTTTGCTTTCCAACATTGCCAGTTCCTCCTTGGCCAAAACGTCGACCTATTATCGGATGCTGCTGCTTTTACTAAGAAACCGAATAATTCTCTTGAGAATACAGAAGCCGATGATGTTGAGACCTGGCTTAGCGCAACTATTACCAATAAACAAAGTTGTTTGGATGGTCTTCTAGTAACGCCTTCTAATTTACAGGTTGCAAACCTGATTACACCCTTAATTTCTAAAG GTAGCATGATGTGCAGTGTATCACTTGCACTTTTTAAGAAGGGGTGGAATCCTGGTTCTGGTTTAGGGAATGTCGTAAGTTGGAGTATGTTTAAAATTAGACAAAAGGTGGTGGTGAATCCAGATGGAACTGGGAACTATACTACTATCTCAT GTCAGCCGGATGGTGTGATCTCTATGGATCTTGCCAAGAGCGATCTTTtaaatgaagagatgagaagaaaatcTCAGGTTCCTCTCATCGAGATGTCTTGGTGA
- the LOC132062700 gene encoding probable pectinesterase/pectinesterase inhibitor 20: MLNKPNPSFAMAFTHYILVFFIIQVLSFSPSHASLSSDTICSITPYPNLCKTLLPQNNSIDIYDSGRLSIQLSISTTSQILDSINDFLNPINLLLPKSTISALQDCQFLLGLNVDLLLNTANVVKKPNNSLENTEAVDVDTWLSAAITNKQTCLDGLQVATSNLQVANLITPSISKGSMMCSVSLALFKKGWNLDSGLGNVVSWSMLKIRQKVVVNPDGTGDYTTINDAIAASPDNSLAVEGFYQIYVVAGVYHEYVSIATNKKYLMMVGDGIDKTIITGNRNVPDGWTTFSSATFAVDGQGFVAMNITFKNTAGAAKLQAVAVRNSADLSAFYSCSFEGYQDTLYTHSLRQFYKECNIYGTIDFIFGNAAVVFQNCNIYPRVPLPGQFNPITAQGRTDINQNTGISFNKCTIIPASDLASYNGSTPVRTYLGRPWKEYSRTVYMQSFMDSFIHPDGWSIWTGDFALSTLYYAEYMNTGPGSNTSNRVTWPGYRGEINFMDASCFTVSNFIVGDFWLPWTGVPYAGGLYL, from the exons ATGCTCAATAAGCCTAATCCTTCATTTGCCATGGCATTCACGCATTATATCCTTGTATTCTTCATTATTCAAGTACTCTCTTTCTCTCCCTCTCATGCATCTCTATCTTCTGATACAATTTGCAGCATCACCCCTTATCCCAACTTGTGCAAAACTTTACTGCCTCAAAACAATTCCATTGACATTTATGACTCAGGAAGGCTCTCCATCCAGCTTTCAATTTCAACAACTAGTCAGATTCTTGACTCAATTAATGATTTCCTCAACCCAATTAATCTATTACTGCCTAAAAGCACAATTTCTGCTCTCCAAGATTGCCAATTTCTCCTTGGCCTAAATGTTGATCTATTATTGAATACTGCTAATGTTGTTAAGAAACCAAATAATTCACTTGAGAATACAGAagctgttgatgttgataccTGGCTTAGTGCAGCTATCACCAATAAACaaacttgtttggatggtctTCAAGTCGCGACTTCTAATTTACAGGTTGCAAACCTGATTACACCCTCAATTTCTAAAG GCAGCATGATGTGCAGTGTGTCACTAGCACTTTTTAAGAAGGGGTGGAATCTTGATTCTGGTTTAGGGAATGTTGTAAGTTGGAGTATGTTGAAAATTAGACAAAAGGTAGTGGTGAATCCAGATGGAACCGGGGACTACACTACTATCAATGACGCGATTGCAGCTTCCCCGGATAATAGCCTAGCAGTGGAAGGCTTTTACCAAATATATGTGGTTGCTGGCGTCTACCATGAGTATGTGTCCATTGCTACAAACAAGAAGTATTTGATGATGGTTGGTGATGGCATAGACAAGACTATAATCACTGGAAATCGAAACGTACCTGATGGATGGACAACTTTCAGTTCTGCCACATTTG CTGTAGATGGGCAAGGATTTGTCGCAATGAACATTACCTTTAAGAACACAGCAGGAGCAGCAAAGCTCCAAGCAGTGGCCGTTCGGAATAGTGCTGATCTATCCGCATTCTACTCCTGCAGCTTTGAAGGGTATCAAGACACGCTTTACACACATTCCCTGAGACAATTCTACAAGGAATGTAACATCTACGGGACTATAGACTTCATTTTCGGAAATGCAGCTGTTGTTTTCCAAAACTGTAACATCTATCCCCGCGTTCCATTGCCCGGCCAGTTTAATCCAATTACAGCACAGGGCAGAACAGACATTAACCAGAACACAGGCATATCCTTTAACAAATGTACCATTATTCCCGCTTCTGACTTGGCCTCGTACAATGGCAGTACTCCAGTACGGACATATTTAGGCAGGCCATGGAAAGAGTATTCCCGAACTGTTTATATGCAATCATTTATGGACAGTTTTATCCATCCTGATGGTTGGTCGATTTGGACAGGGGATTTCGCGCTAAGTACGTTGTATTATGCTGAATATATGAACACGGGTCCAGGATCGAATACCAGTAACAGGGTCACATGGCCTGGTTATCGTGGTGAAATTAATTTCATGGATGCATCTTGTTTCACTGTCTCCAATTTCATAGTGGGGGATTTTTGGTTGCCTTGGACTGGAGTCCCTTATGCTGGTGGTTTATATTTATAA